A genomic stretch from Xenopus laevis strain J_2021 chromosome 6S, Xenopus_laevis_v10.1, whole genome shotgun sequence includes:
- the LOC121395107 gene encoding myb-related transcription factor, partner of profilin-like: MTARRRQEEEEETPASQRRPEEEEEDDGDEGPSGRMGRRFSSEENAALVDEVIVQWDVLFGCRSHCINAARRKKIWQLVTDKVNAVGAVHRDHNTVYKRFSDLKRWMRAKFAARRAKAQKTGGGPLPSLRLQPYERRLLAIMGREVCEGLEGSHDTDWRTPPRTVPQPTDSDQDQDLDPQQPQEEGEAAESPRAPQAQEHRAPRRAQSPAVLPVVPPRRDAAEAGAAAPAAAAPIGGPPQEQPQRLAERRGQYVGLMQLLIQQQRRNSLWMRRWFAHIYAGFRDGMQSMEQTFQSMEQTLQRSIQDLVAAIREVAQQPRGSAEGPVPGPAAAPPPPPASPQQRRGRGRGRGQGPVRGDKRKRP; the protein is encoded by the exons ATGACCGCCAGGAGGAggcaagaggaggaggaagagacaccGGCCTCACAGAGGAggccagaggaggaggaggaggacgatGGCGATGAGGGCCCCAGTGGGCGAATGGGGCGAAGATTTTCCAGTGAAGAAAATGCAGCACTGGTTGATGAAGTGATCGTGCAATGGGATGTGTTATTTGGATGTCGATCCCATTGCATCAATGCTGCCAGACGCAAAAAAATCTGGCAGCTAGTAACGGACAAAGTTAACGCTGTAGGCGCTGTACACAGAGATCACAACACTGTGTACaagcgcttcagtgacctgaagcgtTGGATGCGGGCGAAGTTTGCTGCCAGGAGAGCAAAGGCCCAGAAGACCGGCGGTGGCCCTTTACCATCTTTGAGGCTGCAGCCTTATGAACGCCGGCTTCTGGCCATTATGGGCAGAGAGGTGTGTGAAGGTTTAGAAGGCTCAcatgacacagactggagaa CACCACCGCGGACAGTGCCACAACCCACGGACAGTGACCAGGACCAGGACCTTGATCCTCAGCAgccccaggaagagggtgaggctgCAGAGAGCCCTAGAGCCCCAcaagctcaag aacatCGAGCTCCCCGGCGTGCCCAGTCGCCAGCCGTGCtacctgtggtgccccccagac gTGATGCTGCTGAAGCAGGTGCTGcagctcctgctgctgctgcaccaaTTGGGGGACCACCACAGGAGCAACCACAGCGACTGGCTGAGAGACGTGGGCAGTATGTGGGGCTTATGCAACTTCTCATCCAACAGCAACGCCGCAACAGTCTCTGGATGCGAAGATGGTTTGCTCACATCTATGCCGGCTTCCGTGATGGGATGCAGAGCATGGAGCAAACCTTCCAGAGCATGGAGCAAACCCTCCAAAGAAGCATCCAGGACCTGGTGGCGGCTATTCGGGAAGTGGCTCAACAACCACGGGGTTCTGCTGAGGGTCCAGTCCCTGGtcctgctgctgctccccctccaccccctgcaTCTCCTCAGCAGCGCAGAGGAAGGGGGCGTGGAAGGGGACAAGGTCCTGTCCGAGGGGATAAGCGCAAACgtccctag